The Stomoxys calcitrans chromosome 3, idStoCalc2.1, whole genome shotgun sequence genome includes a region encoding these proteins:
- the LOC131996242 gene encoding uncharacterized protein LOC131996242, whose translation MPRSTRCSINFSASDGVVLKAVSHPSDTHPSDTHPSDTHPSDTHPSDTHPSDTHPSDTHPSDSHPSDSHPSDSHPSDSHPSDSHPSDTHPSDTHPSDTHPSDSQPSDSQPSDSHPSDSHPSDSHPSDSHPLDSHPSDSHPSDSHPSDSHPSDSHPSDSHPSDSHPSDSHPSDSHPSDSHPSDSHPSDSHPSDSHPSDSHPSDSHPSDSHPSDSHPSDSHPSDSHPSDSHPSDSHPSDSHPSDSHPSDSHPSDSHPSDSHDCHPPDFHPTDSHPPDSHPPDSHPSDSHPPDSHPPDSHPPDSHPPDSHPPDSHPPDSHPPDSHPPDSHPPDSHPPDSHPPDSHPPDSNPPDSHPPDSHPPESHPPDSHPPDSHPSDKDLTVVALEKPRKPLLVLTSMYLTYDVNNPPTDTAWALVGW comes from the exons atgcccAGAAGCACtaggtgtagcattaatttcagtgcatcagatggtgtcgtcttaaAGGCGG TTTCTCATCCTTCGGATACCCATCCTTCGGATACCCATCCTTCGGATACCCATCCTTCGGATACCCATCCTTCGGATACCCATCCTTCGGATACCCATCCTTCGGATACCCATCCTTCGGATTCCCATCCTTCGGATTCCCATCCTTCGGATTCCCATCCTTCGGATTCCCATCCTTCGGATTCCCATCCTTCGGATACTCATCCTTCGGATACTCATCCTTCGGATACCCATCCTTCGGATTCCCAGCCTTCGGATTCTCAGCCTTCTGATTCCCATCCTTCGGATTCCCATCCTTCGGATTCCCATCCTTCGGATTCCCATCCTTTGGATTCCCATCCTTCGGATTCCCATCCTTCGGATTCCCATCCTTCGGATTCCCATCCTTCGGATTCCCATCCTTCGGATTCCCATCCTTCGGATTCTCATCCTTCGGATTCCCATCCTTCGGATTCCCATCCTTCGGATTCCCATCCTTCGGATTCCCATCCTTCGGATTCCCATCCTTCGGATTCCCATCCTTCGGATTCCCATCCTTCGGATTCCCATCCTTCGGATTCCCATCCTTCGGATTCCCATCCTTCGGATTCCCATCCTTCGGATTCCCATCCTTCGGATTCCCATCCTTCGGATTCCCATCCTTCGGATTCCCATCCTTCGGATTCCCATCCTTCGGATTCCCATCCTTCGGATTCCCATCCTTCGGATTCCCAT GACTGCCATCCTCCGGATTTCCATCCTACGGATTCCCATCCTCCGGATTCCCATCCTCCGGATTCCCATCCTTCGGATTCCCATCCTCCGGATTCCCATCCTCCGGATTCCCATCCTCCGGATTCCCATCCTCCGGATTCCCATCCTCCGGATTCCCATCCTCCGGATTCCCATCCTCCGGATTCCCATCCTCCGGATTCCCATCCTCCGGATTCCCATCCTCCGGATTCCCATCCTCCGGATTCCCATCCTCCGGATTCCAATCCTCCGGATTCCCATCCTCCGGATTCCCATCCTCCGGAATCCCATCCTCCGGATTCCCATCCTCCGGATTCCCATCCTTC CGATAAAGACCTAACGGTAGTGGCCTTGGAAAAACCCCGCAAACCATTACTGGTCCTGACCTCCATGTACCTAACCTACGATGTGAACAACCCCCCTACAGACACAGCCTGGGCCCTGGTTGGTTGGTAA